The DNA sequence CGCCGAGCACCACGGCCAGCCCGCCGTCGGGCAGCCGGAACGCGTCGTAGAAGTCCCCGCCGGCCGAGTTTCCGTCCACCCCCGGGTCGTAACGTGCGGCCAGCCGCAGCAGCGGCAGGTCCGGCAGTTGCTCCGGCAGCATGCTGCGCTGCAGCAGCTGAGCCGTACCATGCTGGGTCTCGAACCGCCGGGCCCGCTCGGCCGCCTGAGTGACCAGCTCGGCGACCGCCGAAAGCAGCGCCCGCTCGGCCGGCGCCCACGAATGTGGCTCGCGGTACCCGAAGGTGATCCCACCGCGCAGCGATCCGGCCCGCAGCGGTAGGGCGGCGAGCGCCGTCACCAGCTCGTCGTGCCGGTCCGTGGCGTACCGGGCGAGCGGCCGGCCCTCCCCGGCGAACCGGGGGACACCGGTGCCGGCGACGGTGGCCAACGGGGTGGGAGCGTCCCGGGGGATCCGGCGCCACACCGGCGGCAGTCGCTCGTCGGCTTCGTCGAGCAGTTCACCGCGGACCCGGCGGACCACCCGCCATCCGCCGCCGTCGTCGATGCCGAGCGCCACCTGGTCGACGTCGAGCGAGGCCAGACCGTACCGCAGCGCGACCCGGGCGACGTCGTCGAGGGTGAGCGTGCCGGCCAACGCCGAGGTCAGCTCGCTGAGGCTCTGCAGCCGGTGGGTGATGGTGCCGGTCTCGGTCGCGACCGAGAGCATTCCGACGATCCGCCCGTCGCTGTCCCGCACTGCGGAGTAGCCACGGGTGAAGGCTGTGCCGCCGAACGGGCCTGACTCGCCGGTGCCGAACGGCGCCACGGCCTCCGACTCGAGGAACGGCTCGCCGGTGCGGTAGACCCGTTCGACCACGTCGCCGACGCCCGGCCGGTGCCACGCGTCGGCGAACACCGCAGCCGCGGGCTGGGCGAACGCCTCCGGGTGCTTGGCACCGAGCAGCTCCGCGTAGGCGTCGTTGTAGATCATCAGGAAGTCGTCGCCGTAGGCCAGGGCCATCGGCACCGGTGAAGCGAGCACCAGCTCGACCGCTGCCCGTACCGCCGGATCCCAACCATTCAGCGGACCGAGCGGCGTGCCCGCCCAGTCGTGCCGGTCGACGAGTCCGGCCGGTACGGCGCTGTCCGGGTTGGTGCCGGCCGGGGTGGCTGAACGCGCAGCCGGCACCCCCGACGGGGTGTCCCGGGTCTGCCCGGCGGTGCCTGCCATGGGTGGCAGCCTATCCGGGGGCTGCTGTCGGCGGGTGGCGTGGACCGGCGCTAGGTGGGTATGCGGGCCGGCGGTAGGCGATGCAGCGCGTCCGTACGACAACGAGGCGACGCATCGGTAGATGAGCCGGAAAGGGGGGACCGGATGTCCTCGACGTACGCGTCGGCGCAGGTCGACATCGGCAACGCGCTGACTGACATGTGGCGGTCCGTGATACTTTTCGTGCCCCGGGCCATCGCGTTCATCGCGATTCTGGTGGTCGGATGGTTGATCGCACGGGCAGTGCTGAAGGGCGTCGACAAGGCGCTCGAACGGGTCGGGTTCGACCGGGCGGTGGAGCGCGGCGGCATCGGCAAGGCCCTGGAACGGACCCGGTACGACGCCAGTGACATCCTGGCCCGGTTGGCGTACTACGCGGTGCTGCTGTTCACCCTGCAGTTCGCGTTCGGAGTCTGGGGACCGAACCCGATCAGCGACCTGATCAGCGCGGTCGTGGCGTGGCTGCCACGGGCGTTCGTCGCGATCGTCATCGTGGTCGTCGCCGCTGCCATCGCGACCGCGGTACGTGACCTGGTGTCGGGCGCGCTCGGTGGGCTCTCCTACGGCCGCCTGCTGGCCACCGCCGCGTCGGTGTTCATCGTCGCGCTCGGCGTCATCGCCGCGCTGAACCAGGTCGGCATCGCCACCACGGTCACCACCCCGGTGCTGATCGCGGTGCTCGCCACCATCGCCGGCGTGCTGATCGTCGGGGTCGGCGGTGGCCTGGTCCGACCCATGCAGCAACGGTGGGAGGGCTGGCTCACCCGGATGGCGGAGGAATCGCAGGCGGTGCGGGACAGTGCCCAGGCGTACCAGGCCGGCCGGGACGACGCCGGTGGCCGGATGAACGAACCGACGCAGGCGATCCCGCAGACCCAGCAGGCGCCGGCGATGTCCGGTGGTCGTGAGGCGGCCAGCGGCCGGGGCACGGCCGGGCCGGGTGCCAACCGGCCGGGGGGCATGACCGGACCGGGCGGGACCTCCCGCGGCTGATCCGTCCAAGCGGGTCGAGCAAGCCGCCAGTACGGGGCCGGGGTCAGCGCGGGGCCGCGCCGCTGATCCCGGCCAGCTGGCAGACGGCGACCAGCCGCAACGTCACCCAGTCGACCGTCGTCCACTGGGTGGTCGGCCCGACCACCGGGGGGCGCCAGCCGGCCTCGGTGGCCGCGTCGCGCACCCCGTCGGCGTACCGGGCCAACGTCACCGGGCTGAGCGGACGCAGATCCGCGAACAGCCGGTCCCGGACCGCTGCGGCGTGCTGATCCAGCTCGGCCAGCAGGCCGGGCAGGACCGCGGCGGCGGCCAGGCCGGCCGCACCGAGCGAGGCGTGCAAATCGGCCAACGAGGTCTGCGCCGCCCTTCGGGCGGCCGGGGCGGCCAGCAGGCCGTGCGGGGCAGCGGGAAACGGACTCATGTACTGTGCCCGCCCGGCTACTCGACGCGTCGGTTGTCGGCCGGGGCCGGGCGGCGGCGGGCCGCGTCGTCGGCGATGATCACCGTGGCGACCATCAGCGCCACGCAGACGCTGAACAACCAGGAGCCGTCCGGCAGCAGGTAGGCGGAGACCGGCGCCTGGATCGCGGTCAGCAGGAAGCCGAGCCAGGCCCAGCGTCGCTGGCGCGGCGTGAGGAATCCGGGGGCGGTGGGGCGCATCCGAAAAGTCTCGCTCGGATGATCCCCACCGCCGTCAGCCGATCGGCCGAGGATGGCTGACCGATGCGTCAGCGACCGGTCCGGCCGCACTCCGCGACCAGCCGTGGCCGTCGTCCGTCTGTCGTCCCGGGGGCCCGTCAGTGCGGACCGGTCCGGCCGGTGGTCGACGGCCGGTACGGCCGCTCGGGGTCCGTCGTCGCCGGTCCGCCCGGGCGGCCTGCGGTACGGTCCACCGCTTCCGCGCCGTGACCGAACTCCTCCTCGGCCGCGGCGTCGTTGCCGGTCATGTCGTCGACCTCACCGTCGCCCGCCGGTGCGGCGACCGCCCGCTCCAGCTCACGGACCGGCAGCCGGTCCTCGTCGCGCCAGACGTCGTCTGCGGAATTAGTCATACCGGCCGGGTTACCCGACCGGGCCACCGCCAAACAGGGGCCTGCGGCTGAGCGGGACCGGCGGACGCGGCCGGGGCGGGTGGGCCGGTTTCGGCCCACCCGCCCCGGCCGTCAGGCCCACCGGTCGGCCGGCTCGGGAGGATTCACCGCCGGCCGGCGGGCGCTGTTCGAGGTTCGGTGGTCGGTTGAACTGTCACGGCTGCGGCCGGGGGACCTCGCCACGCCAGGCACCGGTCTCCACGCCGTGCCGGCTCTCGATGAAGTCCTTGAAGCGCTTCATGTCGCCCTTGACCCGGCGGTCCACGATGCCGAGCTTGTCGCCGGCCTGCTCCGCCGCCCCCTCCGGGTCGAACTCCATCTGTGCGGTCACCCGGGTGTGGGCGTCGTCCAGGCGGTGGAAGGTGATCACACCGGCCTGCTTCACCCCACCAGTCGCGGTCCAGGCGACCCGCTCGTCGGGAATCTGCTCGGTGATCTTCGCGTCGAACTCGCGCGACACCCCGGCGATCTCGGTCGTCCAGTGCGTCAACGTGTCAGACACCTGGGTCACCTCGGAGACACCCTCCATGAACTGGGGGAACTCCTCGAACTGCGTCCACTGGTTGTACGCGGCGCGTACCGGCACCGCGACGTCGACGTACTCGGTCACTGCTCCCATCTGAAGTCCCTCCTTGAATTCCGCTGGGCCGCAGGCGGCGCGGTCACCAGCGGGTTGTCTCGTTGGCATGGCCGAGCTCGGCCCACACCTCGGACACCGTCTGGAACGTGCGACCCGGCGGCAGCTGATCGATCTCGTCGAGCACGTCGTCGGGTGCCTCGTTCTCCAGCGCGCTGTTGCGCAGCGTGCTGCGGTCCCCGGGCAGCGCCGAGAGGTTGATGTAGCGGCCCAGCCTGCTCCGCTGCTCGACCTCCTCGCTGGTCATGCCCTGCGGCGTACCGGAGCGGTTGTCGCCGGCCGGAATCGCGGCCGGCTCCGGCTGGTCCTCGCCCGGGGGCTCCGCCTCGTGCCACTCCTCCGCCCGGCCTCCGGTGGTGCCCTGCGTGGTCCCACGGGTGTCGTGGGCCATGCTGTCGTCCACTCGGGGACTGTGCTTGCTGTTGCCGCGTTCCATAGCTGTTCGACTACCCGTGACCGGCGTGGCTAAACCGGCGTACGTGGCGGCAGCACCGGGTCGGCCGGTTCCGACTCACCGGCCTGGGCGGCCCGGCCGCGCTGCACCGCCGCGTTGATCTCGACGCCCAGCATCACCGCCAGGTTGGTCAGGTAGAGCCAGACCAGGAACGCGATCACCGCGCCGAGGCTGCCGTAGGTCACGTCGTATGAACCGAAGTACGCGACGTAGGTGCCGAATCCGGCGGAAGCCAGCGCCGCCAGCAGCAGGGTCACCATGCCGCCGACGGCCAGCCAGCGGAGCTTCGGCTGGCGGACGTTGGGGGCGAACCAGTACAGAAGGGACAAGAGTGTCGTGACGATGGCGATCAGCACCGGCCATTTGAGCAGGCTCCAGGCGGTACGCGGGGCCTGGCCCAGGCCGAGTCGGTCACCGAGCGCGTCGGTGACCGGGCCGCTGACGATCAGCATCACAGCGACCAGCGCGAGCAGTACCAGCCCGGCGGCGGTCAGCCCGAGCTGCTGCGGCTGCAACCGGTAGAAGGGGCGACCTTCGGCCACCCCGTAGATGGCGTTGGCAGCTCGGGTGAACGCCCGTACATAGCCCGACGCCGACCACAGCGCGGCCACCAGACCGAAACTGAGCAGCACACCGGCGGAGCTGCGCTGGTCGACCACCCCGTCGATGATGTCGACGAAACCCTCGTCGCCCACCACCGCCCCGGCTCCGAGCTCCTCGGCCAGGCCGACCACGGTGTCCACCGTGCGCTCACCCTCCGAGACCAGACCGACCAGCGCGACGACCACGATCAACGAGGGGAACAACGCGAGCACCCCGTAGTAGGTCAACGCGGCGGCCCAGTCCACGCAGTTGTCCCGGACGAACCGGCGTCCGCTGCCGACCAGCACGGCGCGCCACGTGGTCAACCGGATCTCGCGTAACCGCGCCGGCCGGGCCGGACCGCTCACCAGCGGCCGTCCGGTCCACCCGGAGCCTGCAGATGCAGCACCTTGACGACGGTCATCTCGTCGAGCAGTTCCGGCCCGAATCCGAGGCCCTCCCCGCTGCCGCGCCGGGGGTGCGCGGCACCGCCCGGCGCTCCGCCGAACACCGAGTTGATCTTCACGGTGCCCACCGGCAGTTCACGCCAGGCCCGCTGCGCGTGGCCCATGGAACGGGTCAGCACGGTCGCCGACAGACCGTACGGGGAAGCCGCCGCCCGGGACAACGCCTCGTCGAACGACCCCACCGTCATCACCGGGGCGACCGGGCCGAACGTCTCCTGCCGCATCACCGCCATGTCGTCGGTGCACCCGGTCAGCACCGTCGGCGGGTAGAAGGCACCGGGCCCGTCCGGGATCCGGCCGCCGCACCGCGCCGTCGCCCCGGCCGCCAGCGCCGCCGAGACCTGGGCGTGCACCCGGTCGCGGTGTCGGCGGTCCACCAACGGACCCAGCTCGGTGTACGGGTCACGGGCCGGCCCCAACCGCATCCCCGAGCAGTGCCCGGTGAGTTCCTCGACGAACGGCTCCGCCATCGTGCTGTGCACGTAGATCCGCTCCACGCTCACACACACCTGGCCCGAGTTGGCCAACGCGCCGGACGCCGCCTGCTGCGCGGCCCACCGCGGATCGACGCCCTCGTCGACGATCAGCGCGTCGCTGCCGCCGTTCTCCCGCAGCACCTTGGCCCCGGTCCGGGCGCACGCCTCGGCGACCGCCCGCCCGGCGTCGGTCGACCCGACATGGGCGACCAGGTCCACCCCGTCGGAGGCGGCGATCCGGGCACCGACGCCCCCATCGCCGGTCAGCAGGGCGAAGACCCCGTCGGGAACCTCGTCGGCGACCATCCGGGCGAGCAGCGCGCCGGTCGCCGGGCAGCGTTCACTCGGCTTGTGCACCACCGTGTTGCCGGTGACCAGCGCCGCGCCGAGCAGCCCGCAAGCCACCGCCACCGGGTCGTTCCACGGTGTCAGCACCGCCACCACCCCACGCGGCACGTACGCCATCAGATCCAGGGCGGCCGGGTCGCCGGCCAGCGCCCTACCCCGGTGCACCGGACCCAGTTCGGCGTACTGCCGCAGGGTCGCGACGCCGGCGGCGATCCCGGCTCGAGCCCCGGCCAACGGCTTGCCCATCTCCGCGCTCTGCGCCTCGGCCACCTGGTCGGTGGCGGCGGCCAGAGCGTCCGCGATTCGCCGCAGCGCGGCGGCCCGTTCCGCCGCCGGTGTCGCAGCCCACCCCGGTGCCGCCTCGCGGGCCGACTTCACCGCGGTGCCGATGTTCGCCTCGGTGGCGACCGGGCTGCGGCTGACCGGGGTGCCCTCGGACGGGTCCTCGACGACGATCTCGGCACCGTCGCCGAACCGCCCCCACACGCCGTCGATGAACTGCTCCACGTCGTACATCCGGCAGTCGTTCCCGAAGGCCGCGCCGGTAAACGTTTGGTCGCGCCCGGCCGGGGTAGCCGCGCGGAGATGACAGACACGGATGTGGAGACGGCGGACGCCGTCGTCATCGGCGCCGGACACAACGGCCTGGTCGCCGCCAACCTGCTCGCCGACGCCGGTTGGGACGTGCTGGTGCTGGAGGCGGCCGGGGCGCCGGGCGGCGCGGTCCGGTCCGCCGAGGTGACCGCTCCCGGCTATCTCAGTGACCTGTACAGCTCGTTCTATCCGCTCGGATTCGCTTCGCCGGTGCTGCGGGAGCTGCGGCTGGCCGAGTTCGGGCTGCGCTGGCGGCACGC is a window from the Solwaraspora sp. WMMD792 genome containing:
- a CDS encoding SpoIIE family protein phosphatase — encoded protein: MAGTAGQTRDTPSGVPAARSATPAGTNPDSAVPAGLVDRHDWAGTPLGPLNGWDPAVRAAVELVLASPVPMALAYGDDFLMIYNDAYAELLGAKHPEAFAQPAAAVFADAWHRPGVGDVVERVYRTGEPFLESEAVAPFGTGESGPFGGTAFTRGYSAVRDSDGRIVGMLSVATETGTITHRLQSLSELTSALAGTLTLDDVARVALRYGLASLDVDQVALGIDDGGGWRVVRRVRGELLDEADERLPPVWRRIPRDAPTPLATVAGTGVPRFAGEGRPLARYATDRHDELVTALAALPLRAGSLRGGITFGYREPHSWAPAERALLSAVAELVTQAAERARRFETQHGTAQLLQRSMLPEQLPDLPLLRLAARYDPGVDGNSAGGDFYDAFRLPDGGLAVVLGDVVGHDVRAAALMGQVRAALRGLALAEPEPTAVLNGLDRLVHSLGAESRNEELFVTVLYGVLDPATGRLTVASAGHPAPLIRRWSSTTANAEFVPVPPGPPLGLAGPRRPTRVELRPGDTLLMFSDGVVERRGQDLGIGMSALAAAVAETSTSDPRNLCAVASAAVPGTTDDDVAVLAVEHAAAPSRSAGLLVPAEPIAPSRVRHWLADQLAGWQVPESVIGPAVLCASELTTNALLHAGTEARVEIDLSQERLLVSVADSGTRGTVSRAHIDTLSSRGRGLGLIEQLSDTWGTDPSVRGSTVWFEIMLPINS
- a CDS encoding DUF6401 family natural product biosynthesis protein, producing MSPFPAAPHGLLAAPAARRAAQTSLADLHASLGAAGLAAAAVLPGLLAELDQHAAAVRDRLFADLRPLSPVTLARYADGVRDAATEAGWRPPVVGPTTQWTTVDWVTLRLVAVCQLAGISGAAPR
- a CDS encoding SRPBCC family protein gives rise to the protein MGAVTEYVDVAVPVRAAYNQWTQFEEFPQFMEGVSEVTQVSDTLTHWTTEIAGVSREFDAKITEQIPDERVAWTATGGVKQAGVITFHRLDDAHTRVTAQMEFDPEGAAEQAGDKLGIVDRRVKGDMKRFKDFIESRHGVETGAWRGEVPRPQP
- a CDS encoding DUF2795 domain-containing protein, with translation MERGNSKHSPRVDDSMAHDTRGTTQGTTGGRAEEWHEAEPPGEDQPEPAAIPAGDNRSGTPQGMTSEEVEQRSRLGRYINLSALPGDRSTLRNSALENEAPDDVLDEIDQLPPGRTFQTVSEVWAELGHANETTRW
- a CDS encoding YihY/virulence factor BrkB family protein → MSGPARPARLREIRLTTWRAVLVGSGRRFVRDNCVDWAAALTYYGVLALFPSLIVVVALVGLVSEGERTVDTVVGLAEELGAGAVVGDEGFVDIIDGVVDQRSSAGVLLSFGLVAALWSASGYVRAFTRAANAIYGVAEGRPFYRLQPQQLGLTAAGLVLLALVAVMLIVSGPVTDALGDRLGLGQAPRTAWSLLKWPVLIAIVTTLLSLLYWFAPNVRQPKLRWLAVGGMVTLLLAALASAGFGTYVAYFGSYDVTYGSLGAVIAFLVWLYLTNLAVMLGVEINAAVQRGRAAQAGESEPADPVLPPRTPV
- a CDS encoding aldehyde dehydrogenase family protein, which gives rise to MYDVEQFIDGVWGRFGDGAEIVVEDPSEGTPVSRSPVATEANIGTAVKSAREAAPGWAATPAAERAAALRRIADALAAATDQVAEAQSAEMGKPLAGARAGIAAGVATLRQYAELGPVHRGRALAGDPAALDLMAYVPRGVVAVLTPWNDPVAVACGLLGAALVTGNTVVHKPSERCPATGALLARMVADEVPDGVFALLTGDGGVGARIAASDGVDLVAHVGSTDAGRAVAEACARTGAKVLRENGGSDALIVDEGVDPRWAAQQAASGALANSGQVCVSVERIYVHSTMAEPFVEELTGHCSGMRLGPARDPYTELGPLVDRRHRDRVHAQVSAALAAGATARCGGRIPDGPGAFYPPTVLTGCTDDMAVMRQETFGPVAPVMTVGSFDEALSRAAASPYGLSATVLTRSMGHAQRAWRELPVGTVKINSVFGGAPGGAAHPRRGSGEGLGFGPELLDEMTVVKVLHLQAPGGPDGRW